The DNA sequence ATATTTGTTGCCATAAAAAGAAGAATCTCTCTTTTGTCCAGATTGTTGTATCAGATTTAGTGAAGGCTGAGAACCCTCCACACTCAGCATGAGATCTAGTAGTCTCCATCCTTGATTCAAAGCTCAAAAGAAAAGAGCTCACATCAGCTATAGACCATGGCTCAGATCTGGAAGTCACATTACACATGGCTGGATCATAATCCTGGCCAAGACCACCTAAGAGGTGTAAGATTTGTTCACCATCTGATATCCTGCATCCAACAAGACCACCTAAGAGGTGTAAGATTTGTTCACCATCTGATATCCTGCATCCAACAGAGCCAAGAAGATCAAAGTATGATctcattttactcaaataCTCACTCATAGTCAATGAATCCTTCTTGAGGTTCTGCATTTGTTGCCTATATTGCATCACTTTTGCAGTTGAGCGGCTAGcaaaattggtctctaaagcACTCCAAATATCCCTCGCAGATCTGAGGCCAACCACAAGAACAAGAGCAGCCTCTGAAAGAGAAGAGAGCAGCCACCCAGCAACTCTTCTATCTTGCCTTTGCCAAGCAATATATGCTGGATTCAACACCATGGTTCCTTCAGCTGGATCTGGGATCATTTGGGGAGGTGGATTGGCATCTCCTGTGAGAAAATTCTCCAGACCATATCCACACACAACAACATCAACTTGTTGCTGCCACATCAAGAAATTACCATCTGTAAGCTTGACAGAAATGGGTGGCAACTGTGAGAAAATTGGCAGTGCTGAAAGAGGAAAAGCATTGGCATTTGAATCGTTTGATTCTGCCATTTtggatagaaaataaattcaaaacaagAGGTAGGAAGAGACAGGATCAAAGAGACAGGATCAAAGAGatcctgctctgataccatgaaaAGATGCAATCCAAAACATGATGAAGAAAGTAAAGATAGAATTTTCTGTAAATAGCAAGAGTATTGAATGTCACTGTTTCATTGATTCGTTGAACAAGATGACAGTTACATTCTTATACAAACCATTCGAAGCATCTAGAATTACTCATTAATTACTTGTACTATCACCTACCCTCTTGCTTTAACAAACTAAATCAGGAACAGCTATTCTTCATCAATCCTTGGACTGCCACGTCCTTCCAAGACCTCTTGTGGTCCAAGTGCACAGCTGGTGGTTTAGCAACGGCTCCAACATTGTCTCGTGCTTCCTTTGCTTTCACGTGCTCATCAATCAGTACATCTTCATGCAATGTTGCATTACATGCTTTTTCATTCAACACTTCACTTTGGACTTGAGGATGATCTCCAACAGAGAGCTCGCTTCCAAAACCCCAAATCCATTTCTTCTTCCCCTCCTCTTCTCCAGCTGATGAGGTCGTGCTGTTTAAAGGGTTGATCCGCAGAGACAGGTCTCCATTCTCTTCTTTACTTTCCCCTCTTTAATTTCTCTTCGCCAAAACAATTCACTTATGTGGATATGGATTGGAGGATTGTTTGTTGAGGAATTGAGAAGATTAGTTCTCTGCCGAGTTAATTTGAGATTGAGAGAATTAgggaattaatttataaaaataattaggaattaattagggagtaaaaaatcagaattaaaagtttaatttggtcaaaatcgaaattaaacctgttgaccgttagtttttaacgaaaatgttgacggaggaccaaaatgatcaaattttcatatgttcaggaccaaaaaatcaaaaagataatgtttaggaaaaaaaacgtaaaatggtcatatgttcaggactaattttgacctttactttttttatttttttataaagcccttttgaaattattaatacacTTATGCATCTCAATCTCTTTATTAAATTGTACTACTAGTAGGTGccttttgaaattattaaaacacTTATGCATGCATCTCaatctattttaataatttgatcatcatatttactaaattttaccttttgttcgattatattttttactatattttgggATATCGTGTACTCttggtgtatttttttttaatttacaatatCTAACATTAAGAATCCAAGAAATACTTGGCTAGAATTGTGTGTCATACACCaccaataaaaattttgtatgtGAAACGCTCAAGCTCAACGGCTCAAATACAAAGCCACAGGCCCACAAGCCCATAACCCATAACCCATAACCCATAACCCGTTACCAATTCAAGAGCTACATAGTCATTACACACACTCTTCTtcacctctctctctatcttttccTCTCCCaatcccctctctctctctctctctcaaacttCTTGATTAATTGTGTATAGTGATGCATGCAAGAAACATATAGAGCGAGACCAAACGTGATGGATCATCAGATTCTGGAAATCAACCTGATTTCTGCGCAGGGTCTCAAGCCGCCTCCCTCTAACTTACGCAAGATGCAAACCTACGCCGTCACCTGGGTCAACCCGGCCTCCAAGCTCCGCACCCGCGTCGACTCGCTCGGCGGCGAAAACCCTACCTGGAACGACAAGTTCCTCTTCCGCGTCTCCGACCATTTCCTCTCCGGCGACACCTCCGCCGTCTCCGTCCACATCTTCGCCGTCGGCTACATCACCGACGTCCTCATCGGCACCGTCCGCTTCCTCCTCAGCACCTGCCTCTCCCCCGCCCACAGCCCTACCCGACCCCCGGCCTTCACCGCCGTCCAGATCCGCCGCCCCTCCGGCCGATTCCTCGGCGCGCTCAACATCGCCGCCGCGGTCTACTACTCCGCCGATTATCCGATCCTCGACAAGCTCTCCGCCGTCAGCTTCCGCGCGTTGACGGAGAAGAAGGCGCGCCTCAGCCGCGGCGGCGATTCGAGGCGGAGCAATCAGTCCTCCTGCGGAGACTCGTGCGATCTCTCCGATGCCGACTCCACGGTGTCGTCCTCGTCGGCGTCGTCGCCGGCGGCGGCATCCACGGCGCTGAGGGAATGGAACTCAGTCCGGGAAATGGCGGGAAAATTGAAAGGGGCGAAATCGAACGGTGGAGGATTGCTGTGCGGGCTGATGCTGGCGAGGAAGATCCCATCCTGTCCATCGAATCTTGACACGTGGCGGGGTAAAGATGAAGGGAGCCGGTGATGAACGGCTGTTATCGTTTTGAATAGCGGTGAACCGTTGATTGAAGTATATAGTCgcttatttttcatttacgTGTAgtgatattttcaaatgttgaaAGTGTATTTAGTCGGAGATATATAATTTCGAATT is a window from the Salvia hispanica cultivar TCC Black 2014 chromosome 1, UniMelb_Shisp_WGS_1.0, whole genome shotgun sequence genome containing:
- the LOC125204498 gene encoding uncharacterized protein LOC125204498; this translates as MQETYRARPNVMDHQILEINLISAQGLKPPPSNLRKMQTYAVTWVNPASKLRTRVDSLGGENPTWNDKFLFRVSDHFLSGDTSAVSVHIFAVGYITDVLIGTVRFLLSTCLSPAHSPTRPPAFTAVQIRRPSGRFLGALNIAAAVYYSADYPILDKLSAVSFRALTEKKARLSRGGDSRRSNQSSCGDSCDLSDADSTVSSSSASSPAAASTALREWNSVREMAGKLKGAKSNGGGLLCGLMLARKIPSCPSNLDTWRGKDEGSR